One genomic window of Microbacterium sp. BH-3-3-3 includes the following:
- a CDS encoding cytidine deaminase, giving the protein MTDIDWDELRSAATDAMHRAYAPYSRFKVGAAALVADGRIVSGCNVENASYGVTLCAECGLVSELHMSGGGQLVAFVCVDGEGRTLMPCGRCRQLLFEHAIPGMLLETVSGIRTIDEVLPDAFGPRELEEAAR; this is encoded by the coding sequence ATGACCGACATCGACTGGGATGAGTTGCGCTCCGCCGCGACCGACGCCATGCACCGCGCCTACGCGCCCTACTCCCGCTTCAAGGTGGGCGCCGCGGCGCTCGTCGCCGACGGCCGCATCGTCTCGGGATGCAACGTCGAGAACGCCTCGTACGGGGTGACGCTGTGCGCCGAGTGCGGGCTCGTCTCCGAACTGCACATGAGCGGTGGCGGCCAGCTCGTCGCATTCGTGTGCGTCGACGGCGAGGGCCGCACGCTCATGCCGTGCGGTCGCTGCCGCCAGCTGCTGTTCGAGCACGCCATCCCCGGGATGCTGCTCGAGACCGTCAGCGGCATCCGCACGATCGACGAAGTGCTGCCCGACGCCTTCGGACCCCGCGAGCTCGAGGAGGCGGCACGATGA
- a CDS encoding ABC transporter permease, producing the protein MSTTAQHHGVSPQPEALDTAVVISWKAPIVYGVITVLAAVLFVVARQDGDAVFRISSPGEFLQLPEVVLGGVVTGAVCTVLLALVTVASVLLVRAHRRPPLWLAVIFALVFMVGFLTWAAAGATTSVIPLTGLLAGGLSLSVPLIFGAMAGVLSERVGVVNIAIEGQLLAGAFTSAIVATATGNPFIGLLAAGVSGVLVSFVLAAFAIKYFVDQVIVGVVLNVLVVGLTSFLFSQLLAPNAATLNAPPRFPRLPIPFLADIPLLGPMLFNQTIIVYLMYVTVALVYVGLFHTRWGLRLRAVGEHPQAADTVGINIAKTRFWNVALGGAIAGVGGAFFTLGSVGAFNKEMTAGAGYIALAAVIFGQWDPIRATLAALLFGFASNLQNTLGVIGSPVPSEFMLMLPYVVTIFAVAGLVGKVRGPAAAGKPYIKG; encoded by the coding sequence GTGAGCACCACCGCACAGCACCACGGGGTGTCACCGCAGCCGGAGGCGCTCGACACGGCCGTCGTCATCAGCTGGAAGGCGCCGATCGTCTACGGCGTCATCACCGTGCTCGCCGCGGTGCTCTTCGTCGTCGCCCGCCAGGACGGCGACGCGGTGTTCCGCATCTCGAGCCCGGGGGAGTTCCTGCAACTGCCCGAGGTGGTGCTCGGAGGGGTCGTCACCGGCGCCGTCTGCACCGTCCTGCTCGCGCTCGTCACCGTCGCCAGCGTCCTGCTGGTGCGCGCGCACCGCCGGCCGCCGCTGTGGCTGGCCGTCATCTTCGCGCTGGTCTTCATGGTCGGCTTCCTCACCTGGGCCGCCGCCGGAGCCACCACCTCGGTGATCCCGTTGACGGGCCTGCTCGCCGGTGGCCTCAGCCTGTCGGTCCCGCTGATCTTCGGGGCGATGGCCGGTGTCCTGAGCGAGCGCGTGGGCGTGGTGAACATCGCGATCGAGGGCCAGCTCCTCGCGGGCGCGTTCACCTCGGCGATCGTCGCCACCGCGACCGGAAACCCGTTCATCGGGCTGCTCGCGGCCGGCGTCTCGGGCGTGCTCGTGTCGTTCGTGCTCGCGGCGTTCGCGATCAAGTACTTCGTCGACCAGGTGATCGTCGGTGTCGTCTTGAACGTGCTCGTGGTGGGGCTCACGAGCTTCCTCTTCTCTCAGCTGCTCGCCCCGAACGCGGCGACGTTGAACGCGCCGCCGCGCTTCCCGCGCCTGCCGATCCCGTTCCTCGCCGACATCCCCCTCCTCGGGCCCATGCTGTTCAACCAGACGATCATCGTGTATCTGATGTACGTCACGGTGGCGCTGGTGTACGTGGGCCTGTTCCACACGCGCTGGGGTCTGCGTCTGCGCGCGGTCGGCGAGCACCCGCAAGCCGCCGACACGGTGGGCATCAACATCGCCAAGACCCGCTTCTGGAACGTGGCGCTGGGCGGCGCGATCGCGGGCGTCGGTGGCGCGTTCTTCACGCTCGGTTCGGTCGGAGCCTTCAACAAAGAGATGACGGCCGGTGCCGGTTACATCGCTCTGGCGGCGGTCATCTTCGGCCAGTGGGACCCGATCCGAGCGACGCTGGCGGCCCTGCTGTTCGGCTTCGCCTCGAACCTGCAGAACACCCTCGGCGTCATCGGGTCGCCCGTGCCGAGCGAGTTCATGCTGATGCTGCCGTACGTCGTGACCATCTTCGCGGTCGCCGGTCTCGTCGGCAAGGTCCGCGGCCCCGCGGCCGCCGGCAAACCATATATCAAGGGCTGA
- a CDS encoding ABC transporter permease, translating into MSDPHSPHDPSATRADRAAEVADQTSAGAALEGAAEVDPAAGARVVAPEPATEENRWRRALREVATGNAIISVLAVILALLVGAVMIAATDENVQASAVYFFARPGDTLVAIWQSVSGAYASFFQGAIYNFRRPEFATGIRPLTETLTFATPLIAAGLGVALAFRVGMFNIGGRGQMLVAAAAGGYVAFAFDLPWGLHALVALVAGVVAGALWAGIAGLLKARTGAHEVIVTIMLNYVAFYLVYYLLRTPGLLQAPGSSNPTTPAMKETAVFPDLFGPAYNLHFGFLLSLAAVVLVWWILERSSLGFRFRAVGLNPNAARVAGINVKSMYVVAMLISGGLIGLAGVDQVLGTVTTGFSSGIDAGIGFDAITVALLGRSTPVGVLVAGILFGAFKAGGFAMQAANGVPIDIVLVVQSLIVLFIAAPPLVRAIFRLPAPGARASKTRAAKKKEAVK; encoded by the coding sequence GTGAGCGATCCGCATAGCCCGCACGACCCGAGTGCCACGCGCGCGGACCGCGCCGCCGAGGTCGCCGATCAGACCTCCGCCGGTGCTGCCCTCGAGGGCGCCGCCGAGGTCGACCCGGCCGCCGGCGCACGCGTCGTCGCCCCCGAGCCCGCCACCGAGGAGAACCGTTGGCGCCGCGCGTTGCGCGAGGTCGCCACCGGCAACGCCATCATCTCGGTCCTCGCCGTCATCCTCGCCCTCCTCGTGGGAGCGGTGATGATCGCGGCGACCGACGAGAACGTCCAGGCATCCGCGGTCTACTTCTTCGCGCGACCGGGCGACACCCTCGTCGCGATCTGGCAGTCCGTGTCGGGTGCCTACGCGTCGTTCTTCCAGGGCGCGATCTACAACTTCCGTCGCCCCGAGTTCGCGACCGGGATCCGTCCTCTGACCGAGACCCTGACCTTCGCGACGCCGCTCATCGCCGCGGGCCTCGGCGTCGCGCTCGCGTTCCGCGTCGGCATGTTCAACATCGGTGGTCGGGGACAGATGCTCGTCGCCGCGGCGGCCGGCGGCTATGTCGCGTTCGCCTTCGACCTCCCCTGGGGCCTGCACGCGCTCGTCGCGCTCGTCGCGGGCGTCGTGGCGGGTGCCCTGTGGGCGGGAATCGCGGGGCTCCTGAAAGCCCGCACCGGAGCGCACGAGGTGATCGTCACGATCATGCTCAACTACGTCGCGTTCTACCTCGTCTACTACCTGCTGCGCACCCCCGGCCTGCTGCAGGCCCCGGGATCCAGTAACCCCACCACGCCGGCGATGAAAGAGACCGCGGTCTTCCCCGACCTCTTCGGCCCCGCGTACAACCTGCACTTCGGGTTCCTCCTCTCCCTCGCCGCCGTCGTCCTGGTGTGGTGGATCCTCGAGCGCTCGTCGCTGGGCTTCCGTTTCCGCGCGGTCGGGCTCAACCCGAACGCCGCGCGCGTGGCCGGCATCAACGTCAAGTCGATGTACGTGGTCGCGATGCTGATCTCCGGCGGCCTCATCGGCCTCGCCGGCGTGGACCAGGTGCTCGGCACCGTGACGACGGGCTTCTCCAGCGGCATCGACGCCGGCATCGGGTTCGACGCCATCACGGTGGCCCTGCTGGGCCGATCCACTCCGGTCGGCGTGCTCGTCGCCGGCATCCTGTTCGGCGCGTTCAAGGCCGGCGGCTTCGCCATGCAGGCCGCGAACGGTGTGCCGATCGACATCGTGCTCGTCGTGCAGTCCCTCATCGTGCTGTTCATCGCCGCACCCCCGCTCGTGCGCGCCATCTTCCGTCTGCCCGCGCCCGGTGCGCGCGCGTCGAAGACCCGCGCCGCCAAGAAGAAGGAGGCGGTCAAGTGA
- a CDS encoding ABC transporter ATP-binding protein produces the protein MKLELRGITKTFGSLVANDHIDLTVEAGEIHCLLGENGAGKSTLMNVLYGLYQADGGEILLDDAVQHFSGPGDAMRAGIGMVHQHFMLVPVFTVAENVMLGHEPTKAGGRLDIAAARAKVKEISDRFGFDVDPDALVDDLPVGVQQRVEIVKALSRDAKVLVFDEPTAVLTPQETDELMSIMRQLKAAGTSIVFITHKLREVREVADRITVIRLGKVVGEAEPTASNAELASLMVGRAVELTVQKDAPTLGEVGLSVKGLTVVDAIGQVVVNDVSFEVRRGEVLAIAGVQGNGQTELTEALVGLQDRVEGSITLDGKDLAGSTVRAVLDAGVGFVPEDRKEDGLVGEFSIAENLMLDRADGAPFVKGGALQLSTLAGFAREKVAEFDVRTPSIETPVGKLSGGNQQKVVLARELSRELRLFVAAQPTRGVDVGSIEFIHKRIIETRDTGVPVIVVSTELDEVTALADRIMVMYRGRVVGIVPGDTTRDVLGLMMAGETPQNEGVAA, from the coding sequence ATGAAGCTCGAACTCCGCGGGATCACGAAAACCTTCGGGTCCCTCGTGGCGAACGACCACATCGACCTCACTGTCGAGGCCGGAGAGATCCACTGCCTGCTCGGTGAGAACGGTGCCGGCAAGTCCACCCTGATGAACGTCCTCTACGGCCTCTACCAGGCCGACGGCGGAGAGATCCTGCTCGACGACGCCGTCCAGCACTTCTCCGGCCCCGGCGACGCGATGCGCGCCGGCATCGGCATGGTGCACCAGCACTTCATGCTCGTCCCCGTCTTCACCGTGGCCGAGAACGTCATGCTCGGGCACGAGCCGACGAAAGCCGGCGGTCGCCTCGACATCGCGGCCGCGCGCGCCAAGGTGAAGGAGATCTCCGACCGCTTCGGGTTCGACGTCGATCCCGATGCTCTCGTCGACGACCTGCCGGTCGGCGTGCAGCAGCGCGTCGAGATCGTCAAGGCGCTCTCGCGCGACGCGAAGGTGCTCGTGTTCGATGAGCCCACCGCCGTGCTCACGCCGCAGGAGACCGACGAACTCATGTCGATCATGCGGCAGCTCAAGGCCGCGGGCACCTCGATCGTCTTCATCACCCACAAGCTGCGTGAGGTCCGCGAGGTCGCGGATCGCATCACCGTCATCCGCCTGGGCAAGGTGGTCGGCGAGGCCGAACCCACCGCCTCCAACGCCGAACTCGCCTCGCTCATGGTCGGCCGCGCGGTCGAGCTCACCGTGCAGAAGGACGCGCCCACCCTCGGCGAGGTCGGGCTGTCGGTGAAGGGCCTGACCGTGGTCGACGCGATCGGACAGGTCGTCGTCAACGACGTGAGCTTCGAGGTGCGCCGCGGCGAGGTCCTCGCCATCGCGGGCGTGCAGGGCAACGGCCAGACCGAGCTCACCGAGGCACTCGTCGGGCTGCAGGATCGGGTCGAAGGCTCCATCACGCTCGACGGCAAAGACCTCGCCGGTTCGACCGTCCGCGCGGTGCTCGATGCCGGTGTCGGCTTCGTCCCCGAGGACCGCAAAGAAGACGGCCTCGTGGGCGAGTTCTCGATCGCCGAGAACCTCATGCTCGATCGTGCCGACGGAGCCCCCTTCGTCAAGGGGGGAGCGCTGCAGCTGTCGACGCTGGCGGGCTTCGCCCGCGAGAAGGTGGCGGAGTTCGATGTGCGCACGCCCTCGATCGAGACGCCCGTCGGAAAGCTGTCCGGCGGAAACCAGCAGAAGGTCGTCCTCGCCCGCGAGCTCAGCCGCGAGCTGCGACTGTTCGTGGCGGCACAGCCCACCCGCGGTGTCGACGTGGGCTCGATCGAGTTCATCCACAAGCGCATCATCGAGACGCGCGACACGGGCGTGCCGGTGATCGTCGTCTCCACCGAGCTCGACGAGGTGACCGCGCTCGCTGATCGGATCATGGTCATGTACCGCGGCCGCGTGGTCGGCATCGTACCCGGCGACACCACCCGCGACGTGCTGGGCCTGATGATGGCCGGCGAAACACCCCAGAACGAAGGAGTCGCGGCGTGA